In a single window of the Delftia tsuruhatensis genome:
- the minD gene encoding septum site-determining protein MinD translates to MAKIVVVTSGKGGVGKTTTSASFASGLALRGHKTAVIDFDVGLRNLDLIMGCERRVVYDLINVIQGEANLNQALIKDKQCENLFVLAASQTRDKEALTQDGVKKILDDLAGMGFEYIVCDSPAGIESGALIAMHFADEALVVTNPEVSSVRDSDRILGMLSSKTARAVAGGEPIKEHLLITRYNPHRVQDGQMLSLEDIQDILRIPLIGVVPESETVLQASNQGIPAVHMQGSDVAEAYLDVVARFLGEEKPMRFTEAQKAGFFKRIFGGR, encoded by the coding sequence ATGGCCAAAATCGTCGTCGTGACCTCCGGCAAAGGTGGCGTGGGCAAGACCACCACCAGCGCCAGCTTCGCCTCGGGCCTCGCACTGCGCGGACACAAGACCGCCGTCATCGACTTCGACGTCGGCCTGCGCAACCTGGACCTGATCATGGGCTGCGAGCGCCGCGTGGTCTACGACCTGATCAATGTCATCCAGGGCGAGGCCAACCTCAACCAGGCCCTGATCAAGGACAAGCAGTGCGAGAACCTCTTCGTGCTGGCTGCCTCCCAGACCCGCGACAAGGAGGCGCTGACGCAGGACGGCGTCAAGAAGATCCTGGACGACCTGGCAGGCATGGGCTTCGAATACATCGTCTGCGACTCGCCGGCCGGCATCGAGAGCGGTGCGCTGATCGCCATGCACTTCGCCGACGAGGCGCTGGTGGTGACCAACCCCGAGGTGTCCTCGGTGCGCGACTCCGACCGCATCCTGGGCATGCTCAGCTCCAAGACCGCGCGTGCCGTGGCCGGCGGCGAGCCCATCAAGGAGCACCTGCTGATCACGCGCTACAACCCGCACCGCGTGCAGGACGGCCAGATGCTGTCGCTGGAGGACATCCAGGACATCCTGCGCATCCCGCTGATCGGCGTGGTGCCCGAGTCCGAGACCGTGCTGCAGGCCTCCAACCAGGGCATTCCCGCCGTGCACATGCAGGGCTCGGACGTGGCCGAGGCCTACCTGGACGTGGTGGCGCGCTTCCTGGGCGAGGAAAAGCCCATGCGCTTCACCGAGGCGCAGAAGGCCGGCTTCTTCAAGCGCATCTTCGGCGGGAGGTAA
- the minE gene encoding cell division topological specificity factor MinE, with the protein MSMLSFLLGEKKKTASVAKERLQIILARERVGGNGGGPDYLPALQKELMAVISKYVDIDVNDIKVHLERQENLEVLEVKIELPDATR; encoded by the coding sequence ATGTCCATGCTCTCTTTCCTGCTCGGAGAAAAGAAGAAGACGGCCTCGGTGGCCAAGGAGCGCCTGCAGATCATCCTCGCGCGCGAGCGCGTGGGCGGCAACGGCGGCGGCCCCGACTACCTGCCGGCGCTGCAAAAGGAGCTGATGGCGGTGATCTCCAAGTACGTGGACATCGACGTCAACGACATCAAGGTGCACCTGGAGCGCCAGGAAAACCTGGAAGTGCTCGAAGTCAAGATCGAGCTGCCCGACGCCACGCGCTGA
- a CDS encoding PIN domain-containing protein — protein MQEIEARAGASFLDSNVVLYLLSAESAKAGSAEALLKTGPVISVQVLNEVTHVCIRKLHMGWNDVEQFLALVRSFCRVVPLTEDIHDLARQIAPRNGLSFYDACIVAAATASGCTTLHSEDMNHGQAIGSLTLCNPFKAA, from the coding sequence ATGCAAGAGATTGAGGCCCGGGCGGGCGCATCTTTTCTCGACAGCAATGTCGTGCTCTATCTGCTGTCTGCAGAGAGTGCAAAAGCCGGCAGCGCCGAGGCACTGCTGAAGACCGGGCCTGTCATCAGCGTGCAGGTGCTCAACGAGGTGACCCATGTCTGCATACGCAAGCTGCACATGGGCTGGAACGATGTGGAGCAATTTCTGGCACTGGTACGGAGCTTTTGCCGTGTCGTGCCCTTGACCGAGGACATCCATGATCTGGCGCGGCAGATTGCGCCGCGCAACGGGCTGTCCTTCTATGACGCATGCATCGTGGCTGCAGCCACCGCCTCAGGCTGCACCACGCTGCACAGCGAGGACATGAACCATGGCCAGGCCATCGGCAGCCTGACCCTCTGCAACCCGTTCAAGGCCGCATGA
- a CDS encoding AbrB/MazE/SpoVT family DNA-binding domain-containing protein, with protein sequence MQVSKWGNSLAVRLPAAVVQALELREGDDIEITVEGSRSFAVRKAPSDEERLESLRAFRGRLPAGFRFNRDEANARD encoded by the coding sequence ATGCAAGTCTCCAAATGGGGCAACAGCCTGGCCGTCCGGCTGCCGGCCGCCGTCGTGCAGGCGCTGGAACTGCGTGAGGGCGACGATATCGAGATCACCGTGGAGGGCTCGCGCAGCTTCGCGGTGCGCAAGGCACCAAGTGACGAGGAACGCCTCGAAAGCCTGCGCGCCTTCCGGGGCAGGCTGCCCGCCGGCTTCCGTTTCAACCGGGACGAGGCCAATGCAAGAGATTGA
- a CDS encoding flavin reductase family protein, whose amino-acid sequence MNSALPPAALAPQAPFSSREFRDALGQFATGVTIVTARSPQGHPVGVTVSSFNSVSLTPPLVLWSMALSAASLPVFQHCSHYAIHVLSADQKPLAELFARKGVDRFANTAWRSSAQGVPLLSDATTVFECRNRHRHEEGDHVIFIGEVEQCSHQAGHTPLLYHAGRMHTGGLG is encoded by the coding sequence GTGAATTCCGCTCTGCCCCCTGCTGCCCTGGCTCCCCAGGCCCCGTTCTCGTCGCGCGAGTTCCGCGATGCGCTGGGTCAGTTCGCCACGGGCGTGACCATCGTCACCGCGCGCAGCCCGCAGGGCCATCCGGTGGGCGTCACGGTCAGCTCGTTCAACTCGGTCTCGCTCACGCCGCCGCTGGTGCTGTGGAGCATGGCGCTGTCGGCGGCCTCGCTGCCCGTGTTCCAGCACTGCTCGCACTACGCCATCCACGTGCTGTCGGCCGATCAGAAACCGCTGGCCGAGCTGTTCGCGCGCAAGGGCGTGGATCGCTTCGCCAACACCGCCTGGCGCAGTTCGGCACAAGGCGTGCCGCTGCTTTCCGACGCCACCACCGTCTTCGAGTGCCGCAACCGCCATCGCCATGAAGAAGGCGACCATGTGATCTTCATCGGCGAGGTCGAGCAGTGCAGCCACCAGGCCGGCCACACGCCCCTGCTCTACCACGCAGGCCGCATGCACACGGGCGGCCTGGGCTGA
- a CDS encoding PolC-type DNA polymerase III: MPQPIAVIDFETTGMAPAQGARATEVAIVLIEGGQVVDRFQSLMRTGAWIPPFITRLTGITNAMVAAAPQAEDVMREAARFVGDAPMVAHNAAFDSKFWQSELALAGEPAPQPFACTVLLSRRIYPEAPSHSLSRLTAHLGLPVAERAHRALADAEMAAALLARMQQDLCMRHALAWPGHALLMQLQRCPRARLNQWLHENAAPAQMTMPL, from the coding sequence ATGCCGCAACCGATAGCCGTCATCGACTTCGAGACCACGGGCATGGCCCCCGCCCAGGGCGCACGCGCCACCGAAGTGGCCATCGTGCTGATCGAGGGTGGCCAGGTCGTGGACCGTTTCCAGAGCCTGATGCGCACGGGCGCCTGGATCCCGCCCTTCATCACGCGCCTGACCGGCATCACCAATGCCATGGTCGCGGCCGCGCCACAGGCCGAGGACGTGATGCGCGAGGCTGCGCGCTTCGTGGGCGATGCGCCCATGGTGGCGCACAACGCGGCCTTCGACAGCAAGTTCTGGCAGTCCGAACTGGCCCTGGCCGGCGAGCCCGCGCCCCAGCCCTTTGCCTGCACCGTGCTGCTGTCGCGCCGCATCTACCCCGAGGCGCCCAGCCACAGCCTGAGCCGCCTCACGGCCCACCTGGGCCTTCCCGTGGCCGAGCGCGCCCACCGGGCGCTGGCCGATGCCGAGATGGCCGCGGCCCTGCTGGCCCGCATGCAGCAGGACCTGTGTATGCGCCACGCCCTGGCCTGGCCCGGGCATGCACTGCTGATGCAGCTGCAGCGCTGCCCACGTGCCCGGCTGAACCAGTGGCTGCACGAGAACGCCGCGCCAGCGCAGATGACGATGCCGCTGTGA
- the hpaR gene encoding homoprotocatechuate degradation operon regulator HpaR, which yields MPQTTPHSASLPLRDFSRSLPMALLRARESVMVRFRPMLRAHGLTEQQWRVLRAMASAAQKLRPMELSQATYISMPSLSRLLKTLEGRALIERSRHASDLRGAEFELTAAGHAIVAEIAPHSSGTYAEIEQLVGPAEVEQLYALLGLVVQRLGVADGSDLEE from the coding sequence ATGCCCCAGACAACGCCCCACTCCGCCTCCCTGCCCCTGCGCGACTTCTCGCGGTCCCTGCCCATGGCCCTGTTGCGCGCACGCGAGTCGGTCATGGTGCGTTTCCGCCCCATGCTGCGCGCCCATGGCCTGACCGAGCAGCAGTGGCGCGTGCTGCGCGCCATGGCCTCGGCGGCGCAGAAGCTGCGGCCCATGGAGCTGTCCCAGGCCACCTATATCAGCATGCCCAGCCTCTCGCGCCTGCTCAAGACGCTGGAGGGCCGCGCGCTGATCGAGCGCTCGCGCCATGCCAGCGACCTGCGTGGCGCCGAATTCGAGTTGACGGCGGCGGGCCACGCCATCGTGGCCGAGATCGCGCCGCATTCGTCCGGGACCTATGCCGAGATCGAGCAGCTCGTGGGCCCCGCCGAGGTCGAGCAGCTCTACGCCCTGCTGGGCCTGGTCGTGCAGCGCCTGGGCGTGGCCGACGGCAGCGACCTCGAGGAATAG
- a CDS encoding aldolase/citrate lyase family protein: protein MQTPVNRFKAAIAADQPQIGLWLGLADPYSAEICAGAGFDWLLIDGEHSPNDTRTLLAQLQALAAYPDSHAIARVPMGHGEIGEMLIKQYLDLGVQTLLVPMVDTAEQAARIVRAARYPQADGQGGIRGMGGARASAWGRRASYAHEANAQVCVLVQVETRQALANLDAIAATEGVDGVFIGPADLSASMGHIGNPGHPEVQEAIADAIARIRRAGKAPGILTPNEALARKYLELGCTFTAVGLDTNLLVQATSALAARFRQGAAPAPQSQTY from the coding sequence ATGCAGACACCTGTGAACCGCTTCAAGGCCGCCATCGCGGCCGACCAACCCCAGATCGGGCTGTGGCTGGGCCTGGCAGACCCCTATTCGGCGGAAATCTGCGCGGGCGCCGGCTTCGACTGGCTGCTGATCGATGGCGAGCATTCGCCCAACGACACGCGCACCCTGCTGGCCCAGTTGCAGGCCCTCGCGGCCTATCCCGACAGCCATGCCATCGCGCGCGTGCCCATGGGCCATGGCGAGATCGGCGAGATGCTGATCAAGCAGTACCTGGACCTCGGCGTGCAGACCCTGCTCGTGCCCATGGTGGACACGGCCGAGCAGGCCGCGCGCATCGTGCGCGCCGCGCGCTATCCGCAGGCCGATGGCCAGGGCGGCATCCGAGGCATGGGCGGCGCCCGCGCCTCGGCCTGGGGCCGGCGCGCCAGCTACGCCCACGAAGCCAACGCCCAGGTCTGCGTGCTCGTGCAGGTGGAAACGCGCCAGGCGCTGGCGAACCTGGACGCCATCGCGGCCACCGAGGGCGTGGACGGCGTCTTCATCGGCCCGGCCGACCTGTCGGCCTCCATGGGCCACATCGGCAATCCCGGGCATCCCGAGGTACAGGAGGCCATCGCCGACGCCATCGCGCGCATACGCCGCGCGGGCAAGGCGCCCGGCATCCTCACGCCCAACGAGGCCCTGGCGCGCAAGTACCTGGAGCTGGGCTGCACCTTCACGGCCGTGGGCCTGGACACCAACCTGCTGGTGCAGGCCACCAGCGCGCTGGCGGCGCGCTTCCGGCAGGGCGCCGCACCTGCGCCGCAAAGCCAGACCTACTGA
- a CDS encoding NAD-dependent succinate-semialdehyde dehydrogenase gives MPLALRDPSLLKNLCLIDGQWLAADDGSRIDVHNPATGEAVGHVPRMGEAETQRAIAAAERAFARWKQQTAEARARLLQRWFELMMENQEDLALIMTSEQGKPLAESRGEIAYAASYVQWFAEEARRIYGSTVPAPWADKRIIVTKEPVGVCAAITPWNFPAAMITRKVAPALAAGCTIIVKPAQQTPLSALAMAELAQRAGIPEGVFSVITGSSRAIGGVLTASMAVRKLTFTGSTEVGRVLAAQCAPTLKKMSLELGGNAPFIVFDDADLDAAVEGAMASKYRNTGQTCVCANRLLVQDGVYDAFMAKFKVAVQALKVGNGLEAGVGQGPLIDQAAVDKVEELVADAVKNGAEVVLGGKRHALGGTFYEPTILAHATDRMRIAREEVFGPVAPVFRFKTEEEAIRMANDTEYGLAAYFYARDLGRVWRVGEALEYGMVGINSGIISTAVAPFGGVKQSGMGREGGAAGIEEYLGTKYLCMGH, from the coding sequence ATGCCGCTTGCCCTGCGCGACCCCAGCCTGCTCAAGAACCTCTGCCTGATCGACGGCCAATGGCTGGCCGCCGACGATGGCAGCCGCATCGACGTCCACAACCCCGCCACCGGCGAGGCCGTGGGCCATGTGCCCCGCATGGGCGAGGCCGAGACGCAGCGCGCCATCGCCGCCGCCGAACGCGCCTTTGCCCGCTGGAAGCAGCAGACCGCCGAGGCCCGCGCACGCCTGCTGCAGCGCTGGTTCGAGCTGATGATGGAGAACCAGGAAGACCTGGCCCTGATCATGACCAGCGAGCAGGGCAAGCCCCTGGCCGAGTCGCGCGGCGAGATCGCCTATGCGGCCTCCTACGTGCAGTGGTTCGCCGAGGAGGCGCGCCGCATCTACGGCTCCACCGTGCCAGCGCCCTGGGCCGACAAGCGCATCATCGTCACCAAGGAACCCGTGGGCGTCTGCGCCGCGATCACGCCCTGGAACTTCCCGGCCGCCATGATCACGCGCAAGGTCGCGCCGGCCCTGGCGGCGGGCTGCACCATCATCGTCAAGCCCGCGCAGCAGACGCCGCTGTCGGCCCTGGCCATGGCCGAGCTGGCCCAGCGCGCCGGCATTCCCGAAGGCGTGTTCAGCGTGATCACGGGCTCCTCGCGCGCCATCGGCGGCGTGCTCACGGCCAGCATGGCCGTGCGCAAGCTGACCTTCACGGGCTCCACCGAGGTGGGCCGCGTGCTGGCCGCGCAATGCGCGCCCACGCTCAAGAAGATGTCGCTGGAGCTGGGCGGCAATGCGCCCTTCATCGTCTTCGACGACGCGGACCTGGATGCCGCCGTCGAGGGCGCCATGGCCTCCAAGTACCGCAACACCGGCCAGACCTGCGTGTGCGCCAACCGCCTGCTGGTGCAGGACGGCGTGTACGACGCCTTCATGGCGAAATTCAAGGTGGCCGTGCAGGCCCTCAAGGTCGGCAACGGGCTGGAGGCCGGCGTGGGCCAGGGCCCGCTGATCGACCAGGCCGCCGTGGACAAGGTCGAGGAGCTGGTGGCCGATGCCGTGAAGAACGGCGCCGAGGTCGTGCTGGGCGGCAAGCGCCATGCGCTGGGCGGCACCTTCTACGAGCCCACCATCCTGGCCCATGCCACGGACCGCATGCGCATTGCCAGGGAAGAGGTCTTCGGCCCCGTGGCGCCCGTGTTCCGCTTCAAGACCGAGGAAGAGGCGATCCGCATGGCCAACGACACCGAGTACGGCCTGGCCGCCTACTTCTACGCCCGCGACCTGGGCCGCGTGTGGCGCGTGGGCGAGGCGCTGGAGTACGGCATGGTGGGCATCAACAGCGGCATCATCAGCACGGCCGTGGCACCGTTCGGCGGCGTCAAGCAGTCGGGCATGGGCCGCGAGGGCGGCGCCGCCGGCATAGAGGAATACCTGGGCACCAAGTACCTGTGCATGGGCCACTGA
- the hpaH gene encoding 2-oxo-hept-4-ene-1,7-dioate hydratase, translating into MFSQELLSQLAQELDHSEKTRVQVEHFSKRFPGMTVEDGYRVSREWVRLQIAAGRKVIGHKIGLTSRAMQISSQIDEPDYGTLLDSMLYRCTPGQVLDIPVANFIAPRVEVELAFVLKAPLRGPGLPGGKEITLQDVLDATDYVTPAIEIIDARIEQFDRHTKAMRKVQDTISDNAANAGIVLGAGRAAPQVLDLPWCGAILRCNGVVEETGLAAGVQGHPAIGVAWLANKLAPWSEALEPGQTVLAGSFTRPVAAQAGDLFDADYGPLGRLQFRFV; encoded by the coding sequence ATGTTTTCCCAAGAACTTCTTTCCCAACTGGCCCAGGAACTCGACCACAGCGAGAAGACGCGCGTGCAGGTCGAGCATTTCTCCAAGCGCTTTCCCGGCATGACCGTGGAGGATGGCTACCGCGTCTCGCGCGAATGGGTGCGCCTGCAGATCGCGGCGGGACGCAAGGTGATCGGCCACAAGATCGGCCTGACCTCGCGCGCCATGCAGATATCGAGCCAGATCGACGAGCCCGACTACGGCACCCTGCTCGACAGCATGCTCTACCGCTGCACGCCAGGCCAGGTGCTGGACATCCCCGTGGCGAACTTCATCGCCCCGCGCGTGGAGGTGGAGCTGGCCTTCGTGCTCAAGGCGCCGCTGCGTGGCCCCGGCCTGCCGGGCGGCAAGGAAATCACGCTGCAGGACGTGCTGGATGCCACGGACTACGTCACCCCGGCCATCGAGATCATCGACGCGCGCATCGAGCAGTTCGATCGCCACACCAAGGCAATGCGCAAGGTCCAAGACACCATCAGCGACAACGCGGCCAATGCCGGCATCGTCCTCGGCGCCGGCCGCGCTGCCCCCCAGGTGCTTGACCTGCCCTGGTGCGGCGCCATACTGCGCTGCAACGGTGTGGTCGAGGAAACCGGCCTGGCTGCCGGCGTGCAGGGCCATCCCGCCATCGGCGTGGCCTGGCTGGCCAACAAGCTCGCGCCCTGGAGCGAGGCCCTGGAGCCGGGCCAGACCGTGCTGGCCGGCTCGTTCACGCGCCCCGTGGCCGCCCAAGCCGGCGACCTGTTCGATGCCGACTACGGCCCCCTGGGCCGCCTGCAGTTCCGTTTTGTCTAG
- a CDS encoding 5-carboxymethyl-2-hydroxymuconate Delta-isomerase, producing the protein MPHVVILYTASLDALTDMTALCRALADTMLTVRAEDGAQVFPTGGTRVLAYPAPHSAVADGGAAGRAAGGDGDYGFVYINLRMGRGRSAAVQQQAGDALLACARRHLQPLFAQRHLGLTVQVDESPGQVYDGKHSTLHPLFSRP; encoded by the coding sequence ATGCCGCACGTGGTCATCCTCTACACCGCCAGCCTGGACGCGCTGACCGACATGACGGCGCTGTGCCGCGCCCTGGCCGACACCATGCTCACCGTGCGCGCCGAGGACGGCGCCCAGGTCTTCCCCACGGGCGGCACGCGCGTGCTGGCCTACCCGGCGCCGCACAGCGCCGTGGCCGATGGCGGGGCCGCGGGCCGCGCAGCGGGCGGCGATGGCGACTACGGCTTCGTCTACATCAACCTGCGCATGGGGCGCGGCCGCTCGGCCGCCGTGCAGCAGCAGGCCGGCGACGCCCTGCTGGCCTGCGCGCGCCGCCACCTGCAGCCGCTGTTCGCGCAGCGCCACCTGGGCCTGACCGTGCAGGTCGATGAAAGCCCGGGCCAGGTGTACGACGGCAAGCACAGCACCCTCCATCCCCTCTTTTCCAGGCCCTGA
- a CDS encoding extradiol ring-cleavage dioxygenase, whose product MSLVFAGVCSHAPGITGRAHLAVPAARDAFHAAFRDMGAQLEAARPDAVIVIAAEHFANFFMNNMPAYAIGMADQYEGPIENPAWLGIERHRIPGNADLSRRLITEVMQTVDVAFAEEWKFDHGIMVPLHFLTPAYDKDIIPVNINCQGPPLTPLHRAWAFGEALRRACDKAPERIAIVGTGGISHWPATPDSGKVNWEWDQQFMDRWCRNDKQALLSYTDAETYRDAGQGGFEIRSFIAVAAAARGAGRVLYCQPIPIFAVSCTAATMEVA is encoded by the coding sequence ATGAGTCTGGTCTTTGCAGGCGTTTGCAGCCACGCGCCCGGCATCACGGGCCGCGCCCACCTGGCCGTTCCGGCCGCCAGGGATGCCTTCCATGCCGCCTTCCGCGACATGGGCGCGCAGCTGGAAGCGGCACGCCCCGATGCCGTGATCGTCATCGCGGCCGAGCACTTCGCCAACTTCTTCATGAACAACATGCCGGCCTATGCCATCGGCATGGCCGACCAGTACGAGGGGCCCATCGAGAACCCGGCCTGGCTGGGCATAGAGCGCCACCGCATCCCCGGCAATGCCGACCTGTCGCGGCGCCTGATCACCGAGGTCATGCAGACCGTGGACGTGGCCTTTGCCGAGGAGTGGAAGTTCGACCACGGAATCATGGTCCCGCTGCACTTCCTGACGCCGGCCTATGACAAGGACATCATCCCCGTCAACATCAACTGCCAGGGACCGCCGCTGACGCCGCTGCACCGCGCCTGGGCCTTTGGCGAGGCCCTGCGCCGCGCCTGCGACAAGGCGCCCGAGCGCATCGCCATCGTGGGCACGGGCGGCATCTCGCACTGGCCGGCCACGCCCGACTCGGGCAAGGTCAACTGGGAGTGGGACCAGCAGTTCATGGACCGCTGGTGCCGCAACGACAAGCAGGCCCTGCTGTCCTATACCGATGCCGAGACCTACCGCGACGCCGGCCAGGGCGGCTTCGAGATCCGCAGCTTCATCGCCGTGGCCGCCGCCGCGCGCGGCGCGGGACGGGTGCTGTACTGCCAGCCCATCCCCATCTTCGCCGTGAGCTGCACGGCCGCCACCATGGAGGTGGCCTGA
- a CDS encoding aromatic ring-opening dioxygenase subunit LigA produces the protein MSLYTMQKFLFQLNREPEVQRRFREDRAALLAEYALDAEEYEAMFHGDIGKLYVLGCNGQLLMHFAPLLGMPWADYLQAMRDGVQKHGPVRAGVYAMTTAMEEKVAGV, from the coding sequence ATGAGCCTGTACACCATGCAGAAATTCCTCTTCCAGCTCAACCGCGAGCCCGAGGTGCAGCGCCGCTTTCGCGAAGACCGCGCGGCGCTGCTGGCCGAGTACGCGCTCGATGCCGAAGAGTACGAGGCCATGTTCCACGGCGACATCGGCAAGCTCTACGTGCTGGGCTGCAACGGCCAGCTGCTGATGCACTTCGCGCCGCTGCTGGGCATGCCCTGGGCCGACTACCTGCAGGCCATGCGCGACGGCGTGCAAAAGCACGGGCCGGTGCGCGCGGGCGTGTACGCCATGACCACCGCAATGGAAGAAAAAGTCGCAGGAGTTTGA
- a CDS encoding tripartite tricarboxylate transporter substrate binding protein produces MQRRHFLQSTAAGALAFTGLAQAQPATWPAKPLRIIVPFTPGGTTDLVARLVGTELGKSLGQPVIVENKPGAGTVIGVDYVSKQPADGYTLVCVANSFTANRTLVKNLPYDTTRDLKPVALMGLSEHVLATHPGSGLKTLADLRSRARAKPGELSYASFGNGTSAHLSGALLCQQMGVDMVHIPYKGQGPALADLLGGQVDAMFGNWPEFRGHVQSGKLVALGMATRQRSQFAPQVPTLAEQGVALESNSWQGLLAPGATPDALVQRINAAVVKALAEPAVVDAFARGGIVSQAGTAQQFAAFVQSEIAKYETIIRRANITLG; encoded by the coding sequence ATGCAACGCCGCCATTTCCTGCAATCGACCGCCGCCGGCGCACTGGCGTTCACGGGCCTGGCCCAGGCCCAGCCCGCGACCTGGCCCGCCAAGCCGCTGCGCATCATCGTGCCCTTCACGCCGGGCGGCACCACCGACCTGGTGGCGCGCCTGGTGGGCACCGAGCTGGGCAAGTCGCTGGGCCAGCCTGTCATCGTCGAGAACAAGCCCGGTGCGGGCACCGTGATCGGCGTGGACTATGTGTCCAAGCAGCCGGCCGATGGCTACACCCTGGTGTGCGTGGCCAACAGCTTCACGGCCAACAGGACGCTAGTGAAGAACCTGCCCTACGACACCACGCGCGACCTCAAGCCCGTGGCCCTCATGGGCCTGTCGGAGCATGTGCTGGCCACCCACCCGGGCAGCGGCCTGAAGACGCTGGCGGACCTGCGCAGCCGCGCCAGGGCCAAGCCCGGCGAGCTCAGCTATGCCTCGTTCGGCAACGGCACCTCGGCCCATCTGTCGGGCGCACTGCTGTGCCAGCAGATGGGCGTGGACATGGTCCACATTCCCTACAAGGGCCAGGGCCCGGCCCTGGCCGACCTGCTGGGCGGCCAGGTGGACGCGATGTTCGGCAACTGGCCCGAGTTCCGCGGCCATGTGCAAAGCGGCAAGCTCGTGGCCCTGGGCATGGCCACGCGCCAGCGTTCGCAATTCGCCCCCCAGGTGCCCACGCTGGCCGAGCAGGGCGTGGCGCTGGAATCCAACTCCTGGCAGGGCCTGCTGGCACCGGGCGCCACGCCCGATGCGCTGGTGCAGCGCATCAACGCGGCCGTGGTCAAGGCCCTGGCCGAGCCCGCCGTGGTGGACGCCTTCGCGCGCGGCGGCATCGTCTCGCAGGCCGGCACGGCGCAGCAGTTCGCCGCCTTTGTCCAGAGCGAAATCGCCAAGTACGAAACCATCATCCGCCGCGCCAACATCACGCTGGGCTGA